Proteins co-encoded in one Halococcoides cellulosivorans genomic window:
- a CDS encoding plastocyanin/azurin family copper-binding protein — translation MDRRGFLAAGAASLAGLSGCLGVIAEDAFDVGMTSNAFVPRESIAVPDHAPDWVPRGVPTHRATVGDPVVWENTGSRNHTVTAATPAHSTVEEMLDIEHTHGSGGHSGDEHHGEPTTTTESHDDHDHSHDAEPTTTTDSHEDHDHAHDSEPSGAGAADSAPYRLPTGAAFFASGGFDDEVNAVRSFVEELGGGGAISPGEQFVHTFEVPGWYHYYCIPHLAAGMVATVYVE, via the coding sequence ATGGACAGACGTGGTTTTCTCGCGGCGGGCGCGGCCTCGCTGGCTGGTCTGAGCGGGTGTCTCGGCGTCATTGCTGAGGACGCGTTCGACGTGGGGATGACCTCGAACGCGTTCGTTCCCCGGGAGTCGATCGCGGTGCCCGATCACGCGCCCGACTGGGTCCCCCGTGGCGTGCCTACCCACCGCGCGACCGTCGGCGACCCGGTCGTCTGGGAGAACACTGGATCGCGCAACCACACCGTCACGGCGGCGACGCCCGCCCACAGCACCGTCGAGGAGATGCTCGACATCGAGCACACCCACGGGTCGGGGGGCCACTCGGGCGACGAACACCACGGGGAGCCCACGACAACGACAGAGAGTCACGACGATCACGATCATTCTCACGACGCGGAACCGACGACAACGACCGACAGCCACGAAGATCACGATCACGCTCACGATTCGGAGCCGTCGGGTGCCGGAGCGGCCGATTCGGCCCCGTACCGACTTCCCACTGGAGCCGCCTTCTTCGCCTCGGGTGGGTTCGACGACGAGGTGAACGCCGTCAGGTCGTTCGTCGAGGAACTCGGGGGTGGCGGCGCAATCTCGCCCGGCGAGCAGTTCGTCCACACCTTCGAGGTTCCGGGCTGGTATCACTACTACTGCATCCCGCACCTCGCGGCGGGCATGGTCGCGACCGTCTACGTCGAATAG
- a CDS encoding COX15/CtaA family protein: MAEWTDRITGVGRAIDHWCRRHALAIGAGTLLSTAALLALGWYTAAIGAGATCNATYPGCAGQLSPIGLSVPQFVEWLHRFVAMFVGYAILGNAIVQWRAHTGTRISRSAGLAALLLPLQVVFGAATVTIAGLLPGGYAPPTQILHLAAALGIFVSLVASIVWLDIARGAGPTARRLTYAAAGGISLAALQLAVARGGALTFRPLVQTTHHLVAIGQLAAFLTLAIWAREIGRRRLTALAGGGAVLSVATIALVVGVVPITRPIELLAMGLIAIQGALFVTMAYSGGDGPVETPAQTIEIE; encoded by the coding sequence ATGGCGGAGTGGACGGACCGAATCACGGGGGTCGGGCGTGCGATCGACCACTGGTGTCGCCGGCACGCGCTCGCGATCGGAGCGGGAACGTTGCTGTCGACGGCCGCACTGCTCGCGCTGGGCTGGTACACCGCCGCGATCGGCGCGGGCGCGACCTGTAACGCGACTTATCCCGGCTGTGCCGGACAGCTCTCACCGATCGGGCTCTCGGTCCCGCAGTTCGTCGAGTGGCTCCACCGGTTCGTCGCGATGTTCGTCGGGTACGCCATCCTCGGGAACGCCATCGTCCAGTGGCGAGCCCACACGGGCACGCGCATCTCGCGCAGCGCGGGGCTCGCCGCCCTCTTGCTCCCGCTGCAGGTCGTCTTCGGCGCGGCGACGGTCACGATCGCCGGCCTGTTGCCCGGCGGGTACGCCCCTCCGACACAGATTCTCCACCTCGCGGCAGCACTCGGTATCTTCGTGAGTCTCGTCGCCTCGATCGTCTGGCTCGACATCGCGCGCGGCGCGGGTCCGACCGCCCGGCGGCTGACCTACGCCGCGGCGGGTGGGATCTCGCTCGCGGCGCTGCAACTCGCGGTCGCGCGCGGCGGTGCGCTGACCTTCCGCCCGCTGGTCCAGACGACCCACCACCTGGTCGCGATCGGTCAACTCGCGGCGTTTCTCACGCTCGCGATCTGGGCCCGCGAGATCGGTCGGCGTCGGCTCACGGCGCTCGCCGGCGGCGGGGCCGTCCTGAGCGTCGCGACGATCGCTCTCGTCGTCGGCGTCGTCCCGATCACGCGCCCGATCGAACTGCTCGCGATGGGGCTGATCGCTATCCAGGGCGCGCTGTTCGTGACGATGGCGTATTCGGGTGGGGACGGCCCAGTCGAGACCCCGGCTCAGACGATCGAGATCGAATAG
- a CDS encoding heavy metal translocating P-type ATPase has translation MTCTLCDLETPDPPVTDPEVDGEFCCRGCLEISRTLGDVDPEALDQPATDSAVPDDAETAFLTVDGMHCSACESFVAGTATDHDGVYAAEASYATEMLKVQYDPDRIGTDDLPDLVRRMGYRAAIPEVGTQASERERFGRDELRTVLGALGLMVVMTLYTFFIYPVHLGIYPESFHTTTGARMMVFFPLPIVSTLILGLVGYPIFRGAYVSLVSGRPNMDVLVAGGALAAWGYSMAVVLGGGTEVYFDVSTALVAVVTIGDFVETRVKRRALGRLGELDFGRISEVDIREDGETVTRAIEAVSPGDHVVVKRGHRIPVDGTIVEGEAAVDESLLTGESDPRPVAPGDDVVGGTVPVDGRLIVAVGPDATSTYDRVLGELWSLQSGETRAQRLADTVAAVFVPFVIGLAVLAAIGWIGTTGSIARGIVVGVSVLVVSCPCAFGLATPLAVAAGVDRAASDGVVVTQAAALESLPTIDVLALDKTGTLTTGEMAVDRVESADPARVLRVAAAIEREADHPIADAIVAAATDREIDLADTDIAEFAELPRGATATVDGRSVRLGHPDLFDGWDVPDRWAAAIDRARADGLVVTAVGIDGRVEGLIAVGDRPREGWADALDALDVERRIVVLTGDDQGSIEPFASHPAVDDVFTGVLPEAKAETVRRLRSAHGSVAVVGDGTNDAPALAAADLGVAFASGTELASEAADATVLEGGLDAVARLFVHARTVRSRVRSNIGWALSYNAVTLPAAVAGLINPLIAAVAMAASSLVVVANSARD, from the coding sequence ATGACCTGTACGCTGTGTGACCTGGAGACGCCCGACCCGCCGGTGACCGACCCCGAGGTCGACGGGGAGTTTTGCTGTCGGGGCTGTCTCGAAATCTCGCGCACGCTGGGCGACGTCGATCCCGAGGCGCTCGACCAGCCAGCGACCGACAGCGCGGTTCCCGACGACGCCGAGACGGCCTTTCTGACCGTCGACGGCATGCACTGTTCGGCCTGCGAGAGCTTCGTCGCGGGGACCGCGACCGACCACGACGGCGTCTACGCCGCCGAAGCCTCCTACGCCACCGAGATGCTCAAGGTGCAGTACGATCCCGACCGGATCGGGACCGACGACCTCCCGGATCTCGTCCGGCGCATGGGCTACCGGGCGGCGATCCCCGAGGTCGGCACGCAGGCCAGCGAGCGCGAGCGATTCGGTCGTGACGAACTCCGGACCGTCCTCGGCGCGCTGGGCTTGATGGTGGTGATGACGCTGTACACGTTTTTCATCTACCCCGTTCACCTGGGGATCTACCCCGAGTCGTTCCACACGACGACGGGCGCGCGCATGATGGTCTTCTTCCCGCTGCCGATCGTCAGCACGCTCATTCTCGGCCTGGTGGGCTATCCCATCTTCCGGGGTGCGTACGTCAGCCTCGTCTCGGGCCGGCCGAACATGGACGTGCTCGTCGCGGGTGGCGCGCTCGCGGCGTGGGGCTATTCGATGGCGGTCGTGCTCGGTGGCGGCACGGAGGTGTACTTCGACGTCTCGACCGCACTGGTCGCGGTCGTCACGATCGGCGATTTCGTCGAGACGCGCGTCAAGCGCCGCGCGCTCGGCCGACTCGGCGAGTTGGACTTCGGCCGCATCTCGGAGGTCGATATTCGTGAGGACGGCGAAACGGTCACCCGCGCGATCGAGGCGGTCTCGCCGGGCGATCACGTCGTCGTCAAGCGCGGGCATCGCATCCCCGTCGATGGCACGATCGTCGAGGGCGAGGCGGCTGTCGACGAGTCGCTGCTGACCGGCGAGAGCGACCCGCGCCCGGTCGCGCCCGGCGACGACGTGGTCGGCGGGACCGTCCCCGTCGACGGACGGCTGATCGTCGCAGTCGGGCCGGACGCGACGAGCACGTACGACCGCGTCCTGGGCGAACTCTGGTCGCTGCAGTCCGGCGAGACCCGCGCGCAGCGACTCGCGGACACCGTCGCGGCGGTGTTCGTCCCGTTCGTGATCGGACTCGCCGTTCTCGCCGCGATCGGGTGGATCGGGACCACCGGGTCGATCGCGCGCGGCATCGTCGTCGGCGTGAGCGTCCTGGTCGTCTCGTGTCCCTGTGCCTTTGGCCTGGCCACCCCGCTGGCGGTCGCCGCGGGCGTCGATCGCGCCGCCAGCGACGGTGTGGTCGTCACGCAGGCCGCCGCGCTCGAATCGCTCCCGACGATCGACGTGCTCGCACTCGACAAGACCGGGACGCTCACGACCGGCGAGATGGCTGTCGATCGCGTCGAAAGCGCCGATCCCGCGCGCGTGCTCCGCGTCGCGGCCGCGATCGAGCGCGAGGCCGACCACCCGATCGCCGACGCCATCGTCGCGGCGGCCACGGATCGGGAGATCGATCTCGCGGACACCGACATCGCGGAGTTCGCGGAACTTCCGCGTGGCGCGACGGCGACCGTCGACGGGCGATCGGTTCGGCTGGGCCATCCCGATCTGTTCGACGGGTGGGACGTCCCCGACCGCTGGGCCGCGGCGATCGATCGCGCCCGCGCTGACGGCCTCGTCGTCACCGCGGTCGGCATCGACGGCCGCGTGGAGGGCCTGATCGCGGTCGGTGATCGCCCGCGTGAGGGCTGGGCGGACGCGCTCGACGCGCTCGATGTCGAGCGTCGGATCGTCGTGCTCACCGGCGACGACCAGGGCTCGATCGAGCCGTTCGCGAGTCACCCGGCCGTCGACGACGTGTTCACCGGTGTGCTCCCCGAGGCCAAAGCCGAGACGGTCCGCCGGTTGCGCTCGGCACATGGCTCGGTCGCGGTCGTCGGTGACGGGACCAACGACGCGCCCGCGCTCGCAGCCGCCGATCTGGGCGTCGCGTTCGCGTCTGGCACGGAACTCGCTTCGGAGGCCGCGGACGCGACCGTGTTGGAGGGTGGCCTCGATGCTGTCGCACGCCTGTTCGTCCACGCGCGGACCGTCCGCTCGCGCGTGCGCTCGAACATCGGGTGGGCGCTGAGCTACAACGCCGTGACGCTGCCGGCGGCCGTCGCGGGCCTGATCAACCCGCTGATCGCCGCTGTCGCGATGGCGGCGTCGAGTCTCGTCGTCGTGGCCAATTCGGCGCGAGACTGA
- a CDS encoding sulfite exporter TauE/SafE family protein has protein sequence MAVFDLAVFAAIGLFGGAHCIGMCGPLATTYGDRVQRDAGPPTWFAIRQHTLYNLGRTLSYTVVGALLATIGALVYGAADLAAIGTLVRGVVGVVVGVLIVALGLARLRGGGGATLFPEGPGGRLFATVTQRVSRHVDRLVEGPGIVALGALHAILPCPLLYPAYAYAAASGDPIAGASALAALGLGTIPAMFLVGTTAGAISGARRRTIDRALGAIFVVLGFVPLLMGLATLGVPVPTIPIPHAMPLS, from the coding sequence ATGGCCGTCTTCGACCTCGCGGTCTTCGCGGCGATCGGCCTGTTCGGCGGGGCCCACTGCATCGGAATGTGTGGCCCGCTCGCGACCACCTACGGCGACCGGGTCCAACGTGACGCCGGCCCCCCGACGTGGTTCGCGATCCGCCAGCACACGCTGTATAACCTCGGCCGGACGCTCTCCTACACCGTCGTCGGCGCACTGCTCGCGACGATCGGTGCGCTCGTCTACGGCGCGGCCGATCTCGCGGCGATCGGAACGCTCGTCCGCGGGGTCGTCGGCGTCGTCGTCGGGGTGCTCATCGTCGCGCTCGGTCTCGCGCGCCTGCGCGGTGGCGGTGGCGCGACACTGTTCCCCGAAGGCCCGGGCGGACGCCTGTTCGCGACGGTCACCCAGCGCGTCTCCCGACACGTCGATCGCCTCGTCGAGGGGCCGGGCATCGTCGCGCTCGGCGCGCTCCACGCAATCCTCCCCTGCCCACTGCTGTATCCGGCGTACGCCTACGCTGCGGCGTCGGGTGACCCGATCGCGGGCGCGAGCGCGCTCGCCGCGCTCGGCCTGGGCACGATCCCCGCGATGTTTCTCGTTGGCACGACCGCGGGCGCGATCTCGGGAGCGCGTCGCCGGACGATCGACCGCGCGCTCGGGGCGATCTTCGTCGTCCTCGGGTTCGTCCCGCTGCTCATGGGTCTCGCGACGCTCGGTGTCCCTGTCCCGACGATTCCGATTCCACACGCTATGCCACTCTCATGA
- a CDS encoding DUF7333 family protein: MELDLLPAAGALAAVIAVSVGALIALPWMSASTVAMMVLPSMVIYGAIAFVIGTSYGQSRAGA, translated from the coding sequence ATGGAACTCGACTTGCTGCCTGCAGCTGGCGCGCTCGCCGCCGTGATCGCCGTCAGTGTGGGTGCGCTGATCGCCTTGCCGTGGATGAGTGCCTCGACGGTCGCGATGATGGTCCTGCCGTCGATGGTGATCTACGGAGCGATCGCGTTCGTGATCGGCACCAGTTACGGACAGTCGCGGGCCGGCGCGTGA
- a CDS encoding DUF7520 family protein: MDTDTESPGKDSRAGTDLTGDDRSGHSATDEGVESAAAEPAIAISGRQAVVGIYLVAVVLAAGFGFALALTIDAGNVAAFGPITFQISPLNLAVYGAVSVGVGLGAFVGLAALVASRHS; this comes from the coding sequence GTGGACACCGATACCGAGTCACCGGGCAAGGACTCGCGGGCGGGCACCGACCTGACAGGCGACGACCGGAGTGGCCACTCAGCGACCGACGAAGGGGTCGAGAGCGCGGCGGCCGAACCGGCGATCGCAATCTCCGGGCGGCAGGCCGTCGTGGGGATCTATCTCGTCGCGGTCGTCCTCGCGGCGGGGTTCGGGTTCGCGCTCGCGCTCACGATCGACGCCGGCAACGTCGCTGCATTCGGCCCGATCACCTTTCAGATATCGCCGCTCAACCTCGCGGTGTACGGCGCGGTCTCCGTGGGTGTCGGCCTCGGCGCGTTCGTGGGGCTGGCCGCCTTGGTCGCCAGCCGACACTCGTGA